The proteins below come from a single Asanoa ferruginea genomic window:
- the hrpA gene encoding ATP-dependent RNA helicase HrpA, whose protein sequence is MNAPSAAADPSLPTRLAALTLRDAHRLGRRLEGTRKIREAGKKAAAQAAIETEIVAAESRVAARRAALPTIRYPAELPVSERRDDIAAAIRDHQVVIVAGETGSGKTTQIPKICLELGRGIRGQIGHTQPRRLAARTVADRIAEELGTPLGSTVGYKVRFTDRGGDDTLVKLMTDGILLAELQTDRDLLRYDTLVIDEAHERSLNIDFILGYLASLLPRRPDLKVIITSATIETSRFAEHFRQRDGSPAPIVEVSGRTYPVELRYRPLVLEEAIEDDDDVADSVVRDPIQAIGDAVTELAAEGPGDVLVFLSGEREIRDTADALGRLNIPHLEILPLYARLSTAEQHRVFQSHTGRRVVLATNVAETSLTVPGIKYVVDPGTARISRYSHRLKVQRLPIERVSQASANQRKGRSGRTSPGICIRLYDEQDFLSRPEYTEPEILRTNLASVILQMTAIGLGDIANFPFIDPPDRRNITDGVALLQELGALDDAKRLTESGRRLAQLPVDPRLGRMVLEADRNGCLDEVMVVAAALSIQDPRERPVEHRAHADQLHARFADPDSDFVTYLNLWRHLRDRQKELSSSAFRRLCRAEYLNYLRAREWQDIHAQLRQVTKSLGLVPSSSPDPARLHQSLLAGLLSQIGLREGEKREYLGARGAKFAIFPGSTLARKPPRFLMSAELVETSRLWARVNARIEPEWVEPLAGHLVKRSYSEPHWEKKQAAVMAVERVTLFGVPIVVGRRVTYARVDPVLSRELFIRHALVEGDWTTPHHFARDNARLLEEVASLEDRVRRRDILVDDESLYAFYDQRIPADVVSGRHFDSWWKKARRENPTLLTFTREFLVNAGRGDVDPASYPDVWRSESAALPLTYEFAPGSTSDGVTVDVPLPMLGQVRPEDFDWQVPGLRSDLVVALIRSLPKAIRTNFVPAPDFARAALAGITPTTGVSLIEAVTRELRRMTGVTVPHDAWDLSRVPDHLKLTYRVVDGDREVARGKDLAALQAQLKAEVRATVTAAAPGIARSGLTSWDFGPLPRTLEQDRAGFRVTAYPALVDEGKTVGVEVFDTAGEQAAAMIAGTRRLLLLTLPNPATFLQGRLTNQEKLALSRNPHRSVPELLRDAAGAAVDRLVAQAGGPAWDPDAFAALRDQVRADLVDTVVAVVARVERALAAQHAAELRIARMSSLDALAALTDVRGQLSALIYPGFITATGWTHLGDLPRYLAAVERRLDRLGQDPARDRAGQARIAQVQKEYDTMQAALPPSRRRAEAVVEIRWMIEELRVNIFAQALGTPYPVSEQRIYKAMDAAEAV, encoded by the coding sequence ATGAACGCGCCCTCAGCAGCAGCCGACCCGTCGTTGCCCACCCGCCTGGCCGCGCTGACCCTGCGCGACGCCCACCGCCTGGGTCGGCGGCTGGAGGGCACCCGCAAGATCCGTGAAGCCGGCAAGAAAGCGGCCGCCCAGGCCGCGATCGAAACCGAGATCGTAGCGGCCGAAAGCCGGGTCGCGGCCCGCCGGGCGGCCCTGCCCACGATCCGCTACCCGGCCGAGTTGCCGGTCAGCGAGCGGCGCGACGACATCGCGGCCGCCATCCGCGATCACCAGGTGGTGATCGTCGCCGGCGAGACCGGGTCCGGCAAGACGACCCAGATCCCGAAGATCTGCCTGGAGCTCGGCCGCGGCATCCGGGGCCAGATCGGCCACACCCAGCCACGCCGGCTGGCCGCCCGCACGGTCGCCGACCGGATCGCCGAGGAGCTGGGCACGCCGCTGGGCAGCACCGTCGGCTACAAGGTGCGGTTCACCGACCGCGGCGGCGACGACACGCTGGTCAAGTTGATGACCGACGGCATCCTGCTGGCCGAGTTGCAGACCGACCGCGACCTGTTGCGCTACGACACCCTGGTGATCGACGAGGCACACGAGCGCAGCCTCAACATCGACTTCATCCTGGGTTATCTGGCGTCACTCCTGCCCCGCCGGCCCGACCTCAAGGTGATCATCACTTCGGCGACGATCGAGACGTCGCGGTTCGCGGAGCACTTCCGGCAACGCGACGGCTCGCCGGCGCCGATCGTCGAGGTGTCGGGGCGCACCTACCCGGTCGAGCTGCGCTACCGGCCGCTGGTGCTCGAGGAAGCTATTGAGGACGACGACGACGTTGCCGATTCTGTCGTTCGCGACCCGATCCAGGCCATCGGCGACGCGGTCACCGAGTTGGCCGCTGAAGGGCCCGGCGACGTGCTGGTGTTCCTCAGTGGCGAGCGGGAGATCCGCGACACCGCTGACGCGCTGGGCCGGCTCAACATCCCCCACCTGGAGATCCTGCCGCTCTACGCCCGGCTCTCGACGGCCGAGCAGCACCGGGTGTTCCAGTCACACACCGGGCGCCGGGTGGTGTTGGCCACCAACGTCGCGGAGACCTCGCTGACGGTGCCAGGCATCAAATACGTCGTAGACCCGGGCACGGCCCGCATCTCCCGCTACAGCCACCGGCTCAAGGTGCAGCGGCTGCCGATCGAGCGGGTCTCCCAGGCGTCGGCCAACCAGCGCAAGGGCCGCAGCGGCCGCACCTCGCCCGGCATCTGCATCCGCCTCTACGACGAGCAGGACTTCCTGTCGCGGCCGGAATACACCGAGCCGGAGATCCTGCGTACCAACCTGGCTTCGGTCATTTTGCAGATGACCGCGATCGGCCTCGGCGACATCGCCAACTTCCCCTTCATCGACCCGCCCGACCGGCGCAACATCACCGACGGCGTGGCGCTGTTGCAGGAGTTGGGCGCGCTCGACGACGCCAAGCGGCTCACCGAGAGCGGCCGCCGGCTGGCGCAGCTCCCGGTCGACCCGCGGCTGGGCCGGATGGTGCTCGAAGCCGACCGCAACGGCTGCCTCGACGAGGTGATGGTGGTCGCCGCCGCACTGTCCATCCAGGACCCGCGCGAGCGGCCGGTCGAGCACCGCGCCCACGCCGACCAGTTGCACGCCCGGTTCGCCGACCCCGACTCCGACTTCGTCACCTACCTCAACCTGTGGCGGCACCTGCGCGACCGGCAGAAGGAGCTGTCGTCGAGCGCGTTCCGCCGGCTCTGCCGGGCCGAATATCTCAACTACCTGCGGGCCCGCGAGTGGCAGGACATCCACGCCCAGCTCCGCCAGGTGACCAAGTCGCTGGGCCTGGTGCCGTCGTCGTCGCCCGACCCGGCGCGGCTGCACCAGTCGCTGCTGGCCGGGCTGCTCTCCCAGATCGGCCTGCGTGAGGGCGAGAAGCGCGAATACCTCGGCGCGCGCGGCGCCAAGTTCGCCATCTTCCCGGGCTCCACCCTGGCGCGAAAGCCGCCCCGATTCCTCATGTCGGCCGAGCTCGTGGAGACGTCGCGGTTGTGGGCGCGGGTCAACGCCCGGATCGAGCCCGAGTGGGTCGAGCCGCTCGCCGGCCACCTGGTCAAGCGCAGCTACAGCGAGCCGCACTGGGAGAAGAAACAGGCGGCCGTCATGGCCGTCGAGCGGGTCACCCTGTTCGGCGTGCCGATCGTCGTCGGCCGGCGGGTCACCTACGCCAGGGTCGACCCGGTGCTGTCCCGCGAGCTGTTCATCCGACATGCCCTGGTCGAGGGCGACTGGACCACCCCGCACCACTTCGCTCGCGACAACGCGCGGCTGCTGGAGGAGGTCGCGTCGCTGGAAGACCGGGTCCGCCGGCGCGACATCCTGGTCGACGACGAGAGCCTCTACGCCTTCTACGACCAGCGCATCCCCGCCGACGTGGTTTCGGGGCGGCATTTCGACTCGTGGTGGAAGAAAGCCCGCCGGGAAAACCCGACTCTGCTCACCTTCACCCGCGAGTTCCTGGTCAACGCCGGCCGCGGCGACGTCGACCCAGCGTCCTATCCCGACGTGTGGCGCTCGGAATCCGCGGCGCTGCCACTGACCTACGAGTTCGCGCCGGGGTCCACATCGGATGGTGTCACCGTCGACGTGCCGCTGCCGATGCTCGGCCAGGTGCGGCCGGAAGACTTCGACTGGCAGGTGCCCGGCCTGCGGTCGGATCTCGTCGTGGCGCTGATCCGCTCGCTGCCGAAAGCGATCCGCACCAACTTCGTGCCGGCGCCCGACTTCGCCCGCGCCGCCCTGGCCGGCATCACGCCGACCACCGGGGTGTCCCTGATCGAGGCGGTCACCCGCGAGTTGCGGCGGATGACCGGCGTGACGGTGCCGCACGACGCCTGGGATCTCTCGCGGGTGCCCGACCACCTCAAGCTGACCTACCGGGTCGTCGACGGCGACCGCGAGGTGGCCCGCGGCAAAGACCTGGCCGCGTTGCAGGCCCAGCTCAAGGCCGAGGTGCGCGCGACGGTCACGGCGGCCGCGCCCGGCATCGCCCGCTCCGGCCTGACCTCGTGGGACTTCGGGCCGCTGCCCCGCACCCTGGAGCAGGACCGGGCCGGTTTCCGGGTCACCGCCTACCCGGCGCTGGTCGACGAGGGAAAGACCGTCGGCGTCGAGGTCTTCGACACCGCGGGCGAGCAGGCCGCGGCGATGATCGCCGGCACCCGGCGGCTGCTGCTGCTCACCCTGCCCAACCCCGCGACGTTCCTCCAGGGCCGGCTGACCAACCAGGAGAAGCTGGCGCTGAGCCGCAACCCGCACCGCAGCGTGCCCGAGTTGCTGCGCGACGCCGCCGGCGCCGCCGTCGACCGGCTGGTCGCCCAGGCCGGCGGCCCGGCCTGGGACCCCGACGCGTTCGCCGCGCTGCGCGACCAGGTGCGCGCCGACCTGGTCGACACGGTGGTCGCGGTGGTCGCCCGGGTGGAACGGGCCCTGGCCGCACAGCACGCCGCCGAGCTGCGGATCGCCCGGATGTCCTCATTGGACGCCTTGGCCGCGCTGACCGACGTACGCGGACAGCTTTCCGCTCTGATCTATCCCGGTTTCATCACCGCCACCGGTTGGACCCACCTCGGCGATTTGCCCCGCTACCTCGCCGCGGTCGAGCGCCGGCTCGACCGGCTGGGCCAGGACCCGGCCCGCGACCGTGCCGGCCAGGCCCGGATCGCCCAGGTGCAGAAGGAATACGACACCATGCAGGCCGCGCTTCCGCCCAGCCGCCGGCGCGCCGAGGCGGTGGTCGAGATCCGCTGGATGATCGAGGAACTCCGGGTGAACATCTTCGCCCAGGCCCTCGGCACCCCCTACCCCGTCTCCGAACAGCGCATCTACAAAGCGATGGACGCCGCCGAGGCGGTCTGA
- a CDS encoding winged helix DNA-binding domain-containing protein — MSAIEQIGALQAQQWSSPPIGLWSRLDGFSPADLWAVLDQGDLVTGILMRRTLHLVSAAEHPVWARIAAETGVGGWLLRGVDEPERARDLLTDTVAFAKKIRTGDELTAYAEKWVDDHPDALPAKAVEAQREYKWRPFRAQPAFVKAPADGAWGAKTPAAYRSGPPTPRSLTSEKAWETAIIRHLGAFGPAGADDIAYWLGSPAGPVKAALERLDLATLREENGRRVLYDVADAPRPADETEAPPRFLPAFDNALLAFAANRRARILPDAYKDRVYLKRNLRWLPTFLVDGLVAGVWSAETKRGVATLTVTAFEKPTKAATAAVEAEGEALVRFTEPTAKDHVVRITTS, encoded by the coding sequence GTGTCGGCTATCGAACAGATCGGCGCGCTCCAGGCGCAGCAGTGGTCATCGCCGCCGATCGGGCTGTGGAGCCGGCTCGACGGCTTCTCCCCCGCCGATCTCTGGGCCGTTCTCGACCAGGGTGACCTGGTCACCGGCATCCTCATGCGTCGCACGTTGCACCTGGTCAGCGCGGCCGAGCACCCCGTCTGGGCGCGGATCGCGGCGGAGACCGGGGTCGGCGGCTGGCTGCTGCGCGGCGTCGACGAGCCGGAGCGCGCCCGCGACCTGCTCACCGACACGGTGGCCTTCGCGAAGAAGATCAGAACAGGCGACGAGCTGACGGCGTACGCCGAGAAATGGGTTGATGATCACCCCGACGCCCTGCCGGCCAAGGCGGTCGAGGCACAGCGGGAATACAAATGGCGGCCGTTCCGGGCCCAGCCGGCGTTCGTCAAGGCGCCCGCCGACGGCGCGTGGGGTGCCAAAACGCCCGCCGCCTACCGCTCCGGCCCGCCCACCCCACGCAGCCTGACCAGCGAAAAGGCCTGGGAGACGGCGATCATCCGGCACCTCGGCGCGTTCGGGCCGGCCGGTGCCGACGACATCGCCTACTGGCTCGGTTCGCCGGCCGGGCCGGTCAAGGCCGCCCTCGAACGGCTCGACCTGGCGACGCTCCGCGAGGAAAACGGCCGCCGGGTGCTCTACGACGTGGCCGACGCGCCCCGGCCGGCCGACGAGACCGAGGCGCCGCCGCGCTTCCTGCCCGCGTTCGACAACGCGCTGCTGGCGTTCGCCGCCAACCGGCGGGCCCGGATCCTGCCCGACGCCTACAAGGACCGCGTCTACCTCAAGCGCAACCTGCGTTGGCTGCCGACGTTCCTGGTCGATGGGCTGGTGGCCGGTGTCTGGTCGGCCGAGACCAAGCGCGGGGTGGCGACGCTCACGGTCACCGCGTTCGAAAAACCGACCAAAGCGGCGACCGCGGCGGTGGAGGCCGAGGGTGAGGCGCTGGTGCGATTCACCGAGCCAACCGCTAAAGATCACGTCGTACGGATAACCACGAGCTGA